A stretch of Sebastes fasciatus isolate fSebFas1 chromosome 19, fSebFas1.pri, whole genome shotgun sequence DNA encodes these proteins:
- the LOC141757809 gene encoding uncharacterized protein LOC141757809, protein MATSDPVRISCCLPADIKEKEHRKCKGNYSKETLGKKDPNKTNKTILLVGETGAGKSALINALVNYAMEVDLEDDIWFQIVEEEEKKRQSESQTTDVIVYEIFGFEGKTLPYSLTIIDTPGYGGIRGIEKDATVDQRLFHLFRSSDGVHEINAVGLVLKAGENRLSDRLRYIFDSVMSLFGNDMKNIVALVTHSDGVTPENVLEALKDANIKCAKNEDDEPLHFRFNNCQSTQKTKKNKAVLKAAWDLTKDQMGELTDYLKETSPQNLKTTVEVLDTRNGLAACIQNLQERMEMTELRQREIKQTQEALKKYEEEMKSNEKFIVVIDEAYNDKVPVSEGRLGLWLYYNGAVTCNVCKENCHNPCEVAWFKEYCVVMKGGRCTVCTGNCPASDHVKEKWIYEPKTREVQKNLQDLKEKYEENKAGSESKLSLLETLQKEMEELQKGKDQWLEKSFKHVVKLEQIALNVDSLSTHAYVDFLIEKMKEKGDTEKVQILEEIKRRMEKDEGLKDALWYGYGKLKAALKK, encoded by the exons atggcaac TTCTGATCCAGTCAGGATCTCCTGCTGTCTACCAGCTGATATCAAAGAAAAAGAACATCGGAAATGTAAAGGGAATTACTCTAAAGAGACTCTGGGTAAAAAAGATCcaaacaagacaaacaaaaccATCTTGCTTGTGGGTGAAACCGGGGCAGGAAAGTCTGCCCTGATCAACGCTCTGGTCAACTACGCCATGGAAGTGGACTTGGAGGACGACATCTGGTTTCAGAtcgtagaggaagaggagaagaaaagacaaTCTGAAAGTCAGACAACAGATGTGATCGTGTACGAGATCTTTGGGTTTGAAGGTAAAACTCTGCCGTACTCTCTGACCATCATCGATACTCCTGGATACGGAGGCATCAGAGGGATTGAAAAAGATGCCACCGTCGATCAAAGATTATTTCACTTGTTCCGCTCAAGTGATGGAGTTCATGAGATCAATGCAGTGGGTCTGGTGCTGAAAGCAGGTGAGAATCGACTGAGTGACCGACTGAGGTACATCTTTGACTCTGTGATGTCTCTGTTTGGAAACGACATGAAGAACATCGTAGCCCTCGTCACACACTCCGATGGTGTGACACCTGAAAATGTTCTAGAGGCCCTCAAAGATGCAAACATTAAATGTGCCAAAAATGAAGACGATGAGCCTCTTCATTTCAGGTTCAATAACTGCCAGAGCActcaaaaaacaaagaaaaataaggCTGTTCTAAAAGCTGCCTGGGACTTAACAAAGGACCAAATGGGTGAACTCACTGATTACCTGAAAGAAACGTCACCTCAGAACCTGAAAACAACTGTTGAGGTGTTGGATACACGCAACGGACTGGCAGCCTGCATCCAAAACCTGCAAGAGAGGATGGAGATGACTGaactgagacagagagaaataaaacagaCTCAGGAAGCTCTGAAGAAATATGAAGAAGAGATGAAGAGCAATGAGAAGTTCATTGTAGTCATTGATGAGGCCTACAACGATAAAGTACCTGTCAGTGAGGGGAGATTGGGGCTTTGGTTATATTATAATGGAGCTGTCACCTGTAATGTCTGCAAAGAGAACTGTCACAATCCATGCGAAGTGGCCTGGTTCAAAGAATACTGTGTGGTCATGAAAGGTGGCCGCTGCACTGTATGCACCGGGAACTGTCCTGCATCAGATCATGTGAAAGAAAAGTGGATCTATGAGCCCAAGACAAGGGAAGTTCAAAAGAACCTACAAGATCTGAAAGAAAAATATGAAGAGAACAAAGCAGGAAGTGAGAGCAAGTTGAGCCTTTTGGAAACTCTTCAGAAGGAAATGGAAGAACTTCAGAAAGGAAAGGATCAGTGGCTGGAAAAGTCCTTCAAGCATGTCGTCAAACTGGAGCAGATCGCCCTGAATGTGGACTCACTGTCCACTCACGCCTACGTGGACTTCCTGATTGAGAAGATGAAGGAGAAAGGAGACACAGAGAAGGTCCAGATACTGGAGGAGATTAAACGTCGAATGGAGAAAGATGAAGGACTCAAAGACGCGCTGTGGTACGGGTATGGTAAACTAAAAGCAGCATTAAAGAAGTAG